GTCACGTTCCGCAACATCGACAGCTTCGATTACACGGGCACGGAGCAGGGGGACACGATCGACGGCCGGTTCACCCCGACCAACGTGCCGCACGACCTGAACACGGTGGCCCTGCGTGGTTTCGACGGCGACGATCAGTTCCTCCTCTTCACGTCGAACCAATGGGGCGGGGTCACCCCGGTGACGGAACTGCCATTCACCCGCGTGGCCAGCGGCGTGGGGACGATCAGTCTGTACGGCAACGATGGTGAAGATATCTTCGGCGAAACTCCGGCCCCGGTCATCGGGAACACGGGAGCCATGCACGTGGGCCTAGCCGTCCCCGCCACGACGCGGCTGATTCGTCCGACCACGGCCGCGACTGCGGGGGGAAGCACCATCTTCATCGACGGTGGCGATCCGGTACCGGCGCTCAATCAGGCCGGCGATACGGTCGGCGATGTGCTGAACCTGGATGTCACGGACGTGCCGAAGAACACGGCGATGATCGTGGGAGCCGGTTCGTCGGGGAACGTCCTCAGCGCCAACACGGCCCCCTTCAGTTGGGTCAGCATCGAAGACCTCAACCTGGTCGACAACGGCAAGCTGACGGGCGTGCAGATCGGCGACGTGTTCGGCCGCGGGACCACGGGGAACGACCTGATGCAGATCTCGGCCAATGCCACGGCCGCGCTTCCGCATCAGGTGCGGGTGCGCATCGGCGGCGCGATCATGAACTACAACGTGCCGGGCAAGGCCGTGCTGTACGGCGGCAACGGAGTCGACACGATGTCGCAGACCACGGCCAAGATCCCGGCCGTGTTCTATGGCGAAGCGGGCAACGATTCGCTGGCGGGGGGCTCGAACAACGACTGGCTGGTGGGTGGCGACGGGAACGACCAGATCACGGGTGGCGAAGGCCAGAACGTGATCTGGGGAGATAACGCGCCAACGAATCCGGGCGACCCGACCCCGCAAGACTTCCAAGGCCTGAACGACGGTAACGACACGATCAGTTCGGGCAACGGAGCCGACGTGATCTATGCCGGTGGTGGCCACGACGTGGTGAACTCCGGTGGGGGCAACGACTACATCCATGCCGGGGCTGGTAACGACAGCGTCGATGCCGGAGCCGGAGACGACCGGGTGTATGGCTACAGCGGCAACGATACGCTGCAAGGCAACAGCGGCAACGACCTGCTGTCGGGCGGCGACGGTAACGATTGGCTACTGGGTCACTCGGGGAACAACGTGCTGATCGGCGGCACGGGGAGCGACACGCTCTCGGGTGGGGACGGCAACGACCTGCTGATCACCGGTGGGCTGGGCGGTGAAGAGAACAGCACCTGGACTTCGGCTCCCAACACGATGACCTATGCGGCGAACACCTACAGCGACCCAATGGATAACGATGCAGCCCTGCTCGCACTCCTGACGGCCTGGCAGCTGAACTCCAACGCCGCTGCACCACCGCCCGAAGTGCTTGCCCTGCTCCCCATCATCGCGCCCGACGGCTCGGACGACGACGCCTGGGGCGGCAACGGCAGCGACCTCTTCAGCTGGGACGCCGCCGACATGGCCGACGAATCCCTCACCGCCCCCGGCCCCAACGACTTCAACAACCCCGCCACAGGACCAGACGTCCGACTGATCTAAACCAGCGACACAAAAAAACAGCTTGAGCAGAAGTGAAACTTCTGCTCAAGCTACGGCTGGTCTTTGGAAAGTCTTGTAGGAGAGGTAGGGCTTAGCTCGCGCCGTCCTTTTCGAAGCTGAGCGTTAGTTGCGGATCGCGACGATCGCTTTGGGGATTCAGTTCCTTGTAGAGAAGGCTCGGCTGAATATCGCGATTGTGCTGGTACTTATCGCTACAATACTCAGTGATGCTGCCGGTAATCTGATGATAGAAGATCTGGCAGATCGGCACGCCGGGATAGATACGAATCGGCTGGACGGCGAACATTTCGAGGGTCCAATAGCCAGCAAAGCCTACGTCCCCAAAGCCGGCAGTCACATGCACAAACAGGCCAAGCCGACCGATCGAAGAGCGGCCTTCAATCATCGGAACGAAATTGTGCGTTTCGGTTCGCTCGACGGTCCTGGCCAGATAGAGCTTTTGCGGCGCGAGAACCAGACCTTCAGGAGGAATTCGCATGCGCCGCGTACGATTGGGCTGAGCCATATCGAGCACGACTTCCTCGTACGTGATTAACTCATCGTGCAGCGTCAGATTATAGCTGTTGGGATTGAGCCGCTCCGGTTCGAAGGGCTCGATGCAAATATCTTTGCCCAAGCGTTTGCGAATCTCTTCACCGGAAAGGATCATGATTCACCCATAGCGGCTGCGGTGGTTGCGGGCGCGTCATTGTAGCCTGCGAACTTCATTCCGGAGAGACGACGTCCAATTTTTCGTGGGCTCATCGGCAAGCTACGACTAATCCGGCAGTGGTTGGCCCTTCGTTTCGGGCGCGAACCAGATAATGACCATGCCAAGCACATAGACCAGGCTGATCGTGGAGCAGGCGAGTGCGTGACCGTGGGGAATCACCAGGCTGCCGAGCATCACGTCGGTATCGAACAGCTTCAAAAGATTGCCGACCTGCAACACACCAATAGCGGCGAGGATGCGGCCAAAGTTAAAGCTGAATCCCTGGCCGGTTGCCCGGACATTCGTGCTGAAAAGTTCAGGCAAGTAAAGTGGCAACCAGCCATAGAACGAGGCGGTACAAGTGCCCGCAATAAAGGCCCAAATCAATAGAGGAGTGCCGTAACTCGTATTGAGCAAATAGAGCCCCCACACCGACAGCAAAGAGGTCAAGCAGAGCAGGAAGAAAGCGGTGCGCCGACCGAGCCAATCACCCATGAAGGCCGCGGCCAACGTACCAATGATCGCCCCGACAGAGAGCCAAATCAGCGTGTACTCGCGAGCTCGCAACTTGGGACGTTGGAGCGAGGCCGCTTCTTCTGTTTTTCCCTCGGCAACGAGCTGTTGCTTGGTCTTGTTGAAATCGGCTTCGGTCAACTTATCGGCCCAACTGGGGGCCTGTTGCGTCGAACCCCAAGTCCCGAGCAGCGCGACGCCGCTGAGCGTGGCACCCAGCAACATTCGCTGCATCGTGCCGGCCCAGGGTGCCGAAGTTCCGGCGGAGTGAATTGCATGCCGCTGGAAGTAGCGAACCACGGGATAGGTGTAACCAACAAGCGCGATGGCGAGCCCCAAGATCGTGCCGACGATTCGCAGCACATTGCCATGTTCGAACAGGACGGTTTCGGTACCGGGTTGATAGGTACGATCGAAGGCCCAGAGATAGACGATCATAAATGGGCCGATGAGCCCAATCAGCACGCCGAACAAATCTTGCGATGCCCAGTGTGAAGTCGTTCCCTTTTCCTGCTCGTGTTCCCACTTTTCCGACTCTGGCACAAAGACGCGAATGAGAAACGTCAGCAGGGCTGGCAACGTGCCCGCGATCATCATCAGCCGCCAACCGTCGTTACGTACGAGCATCGTGACGGTGCTGGCGGGCAAGCCGATGCTGAGCATAGTTTCTTCCATCCCCTGGATCACGCCGAGCAGGCCAAGACCCAAAAAGCCAACGAGCAGATAGCCCACGTTTGCGGCGGCACCAATCAAACCTGCCATGAAAGCCCGCGATTTGTTAGGCCAAACTTCCATCACCAGCGCGACACCCAGCGACCACTCGCCACCCATGCCGAGTGCGGCGATGAATCGCAACACGCCGACTTGCCAGGCTTCGCCAGCGAAGCCGCAAAGTCCGGTAAATAAGGCGTAAGTGAGCACGCTGAGGGTCATCGCGCGGACGCGGCCAATGCGATCGCCAAGCCAACCGAATACAACGCCGCCCGTCGCTGCGCCCACGAGAAACGATGCGATGATGACGTTGAACCAAAGCCCAACTGTTTGCTCGTTGGCTGTGGGCATCAGGTCCATCACCGCTTTGCGGCCGACGAGGCTGAAAATGCCCATCTCGGCCCCGTCAAACATCCAGCCTAACAACGCGGCGGTCAGCGCCATCCAGCGGCCGTGGGCGTTGTCCTTGGGTGGGTCCGTCGGCGCGGGCGAAATCACTTGGGGAGATTTGTGCTTGGCTTCGGAGGCGGGGCGGGTAGTCACATTGGCCATGATGGGCCGTTCCTCAAACAGGCAATTCGGGGAGAGCGGGGAAGCCGCGATTGTAGCCCGCGAGGCCCACCGCGTCACGCGACCAAAGTGCCGCCGAGCCGAAACTTCTGCAGCAAATGGCAGAAAATCCCGGCAATGTTCCAGGCATCGTCGTGCCCCCGGTGATGCGTCCCTTCCAGCGGCAAGCCAATTCGCTCGCAAGCTTCATCGAGCCCCATTTCGCCGTTGTCGCCATAGGCGACGGCAAAGAGCGTCTTGATATTGAGGTGCCCGACACCGAACGGATAAGGAACGGTAAGTTCCTTGCAGACTCGTTCGAACTGCCGGCGGTCGTAGTCCCCCCAACTGGCCCACAATCGATCGGGCGAACGATACTCTTTTTTCAAAATGCCGACCGCATCGGCCAAAGTGCCAGCCGCGCGAAAGTGCTCGTCGGTGAGCGTGGTCAACTTCGTACAGAACTCACTGATCTTGCTACGAATTGGTTTGATGAGAAGACTCCGCTTTTCTAATCGCGCGAGCTTTTTCACATCGACGGGGCAAAGACCAACTTCGATAATCTCGCTGATTTGCCCCGCGGGTGGATAGCCTTGCCAACAGGTGGATTCGATATCGACGACAAGAACTTGATCGAAGAGTTTGGCCATGAACGAATTCTAGCGACGAACGAGCAACTCGTCCCGAGGCGTAGCAGCATTCACCCGTATTCCGCTACATTTGAGCGCTATGAAAATGCTCATTCGTCATGCTCAGGTGGTGTTACCGACGGAAACCATCGCTACGTCGGTGCTCGTGGAAAATGGCAAGATCGCAGCTGTCGATGCGGCGATTCACACGCAGGCCGATGAAATTATCGATGCTGCCGGCCTGCATCTCATTCCCGGCGTGGTGGACGACCAGGTTCATTTCCGCGAACCCGGGCTGACGCATAAAGAGGATCTCACCACGGCCACCCGCGCCTGTGCCAAGGGAGGCGTTACTACCTTTCTGGAGATGCCGAATACCAATCCCACCACCACCTCCGTCGCGGCGCTACACGACAAGTTGGCGCTCGCGGCCAACAAATGTTTGGTGAACTACGGTTTCTATATTGGCGCGACCACCAGCAATGTCAGCGAATTGAAGGCAGCCAGGCGAACGCCGGGGATCAAGATCTTCATCGGCTCTAGTACCGGCAATATGCTGGTCGATGAACAGGCGGCGCTCGAAGCGATCTTTGCCGAGACATCGCTCCCCATCTGCGCCCACTGCGAAGACGAAACAACCGTGCGCGCCAACAGCGCCAAGTTCGCCGACACGCACGACGTGGCCGATCACAGCCGCATTCGCGACCATCAAGCAGCGGTGATTGCCACGCGCCGCGCAATCGAGCTGGCTCATCGGCACGGGCATCGGTTTCATGTGCTGCATGTTTCAACGGCAGACGAAGTACCGCTGCTCGTCGACCATCGCGGGCTGATTACGGCCGAAGTCTGCCCGCATCATTTGTTTTTTAATGTCGACGACTATGCCCGCCTCGGCACACTCGTGCAAATGAATCCCTCGCTCAAGACATCGGCCGATTGCCGTGGCTTGTGGCAAGCACTGCAAGACGGGCTGATTCAGGTTATCGCCACCGATCATGCCCCGCATACGCTGGAAGAGAAGAAGCTTCCCTATTCGCCCGGCCACGGCGGCAGTCCATCGGGATTACCCGCGGTCGAGAACAGCCTGGCGCTGCTGCTGAATCAGGTAAATCAAGGCCGTTGCACGTTGCAGCAGGTCGTTCACTGGATGTGCGATGCCCCGGCTCGCGTTTGGGACATTATGAACAAAGGACGGATTGAGCCCGGTTACGATGCCGACCTGGTGCTGGTCGATTTGAACAAGACTGCCACTATTCGCAACGAAGAACAAGAAACCAAGAATCGCTGGAGCCCTTGGCACGGCGAAACACTCACCGGATGGCCCGTTCGCACTTGGGTCATGGGGCAGGAGGTTTTTCGCGCTGATAGCAGTGGTTCCCGGATCAATTCACAAGTCCGCGGACAGGAAGCCACCTTCGACCACGCCCGGGGCGGATACTGGTCAACAACATCACCGTAGGCGAGTCATTCCATGACTCGCGGACTCAGTCACGGAGTGACTGAGTAACAAGAAGAGGCTACGAGGCTGGACCACCTTTGCCTCAACTTCCGGTGGGGCGGTGGTCGACAGTAATTCCAGATGCCTTGATTCTCGCGATTGTGCCACCTACTATTTCCCGAGAGTCGGCATTCCCGCCCGCAAAGTTTGCCTCACTGTTCGCGTCAACCACTTTGGATGCCTACCATGCCTGCTTGCGTCCTTCTGCTGGCCCATCACTTCGAGCAGTGTACCGGCTGATCAATCACGCTCCCTGAATCAGGCGAGCCCGTTGATCACCGCCGTCGCACTTTTCTCGTTTCTGCTGGTGACGCCCTCTTGCTGGAGCTGAGTATGGCTTCCGACTTTCGGCTGAAGGAACAACTCCCTCGCCTGACCGACCGCATCGTGGCCACTTATAAATGCGCCGGTGCGGTCCATTATTTGGGCCATTGCCCGCTCCCCAACTACGACGAGATCATCGAGTGCGTGGCGGATCTGAAAGACATTCTCTATCCCGGTTATCGTCGCCGCGAAGGTTTGCACATTGGCAACGTGACCTATCACGTCGGTGACATCATCGATGGCTTGCACGACAAGCTCACGCGGCAAATTGCCCGCGCCCTGCAGCACGATGACCGCGTCAACGGCGGCAATACCTGCGATCCAGAGACCGACTACGAAGCCAAGGGCCAGGCGATGGCGATTGCGTTTCTCGAACGCATTCCCTACCTGCGCGAAATCCTCGGCACCGATGCCCGCGCGGCCTACGATGGAGATCCCGCCTGCCGCAGCATCGACGAAGTCGTGTTTTGCTATCCGGGGCTTGAAGCGATCACCGTCCATCGCATCGCGCACGAAATGCGCAAGCTGGGTGTGCCATTCATTCCACGCATGATGAGCGAGTGGTCGCACAAGCAGACCGGCATCGATATTCACCCGGGTGCGATTATCGGCCATCACTTCTTCATCGATCACGGCACCGGTGTCGTCGTTGGTGAAACGTGCGAGATCGGCAACAACGTCAAGCTTTACCAAGGCGTGACGCTCGGTGCCCTCAGCTTTGCCACCGATGACGACGGCAACCTGGTCCGCGGCCACAAGCGGCATCCCACGCTGGAAGATGGCGTGGTGATCTATGCGAACGCCACGGTTCTCGGCGGTCGCACGGTCGTCGGGCATCACTCGGTCATCGGTTCCAGCGTCTGGCTGACGCATAGTGTCGAGCCGCATACGACAGTCGTCATGGAAAAGCCGAAGCTCCGGATTCGCGCGGAAGTGCCCGACGAACTGAAGCCGGAACTGAACTACCAAATCTGAGCGTGGCAACCCGAGGCGTTGACGTCGTGTTGCCAAATATCAACGCCTGTTGTCTTTTGGCAACGTCTCTTGGCAACATCGCGCTTCAGGTTTGAAACATCGGTTCACTCAGGCAGCACTCGGCGGTTGAAAAAAACAGCCGAAACCCGCCGTCTTTTCAGGGCTTACGCTTTCGCCCCGGCAGATTAGCCTTCTGTCGCCAGCGATTGGTACGAAGTGTGCATTACGGGAGTGCTGTCTCGTGTTGCCTCCGCGCCGCACCCCGGACAAACTTCCTAGACAGAGAACAGGTGGGCTCATGGTTTGGTTGAAGAAGCAGTTTGGTAAACGTTCGGATCGCCGCGGCGTGTTGACCCTCGAATGGATTCTGCTCGTCACGGTGCTCGTGATTGGTGTGATTGGTGGCCTGGGGGCCGTCCGCAACGCGACCGTCGCCGAGCTTGGCGACCTGGCCGAAGCCATCGAAGCTCTGAATGTGAAGACTCAAGCAGAACAAGCAGAGGAACTCACCGAACCGTAGATCGCACTTGCAAAACATCCTTGGGAACACGCCACCGCTTGCGAATGCCCGAATGTGCGAGCGGCTAATCGTTGGACCTGCCACAGGAACGGAAAGCAAGCAAAACCAGGTTTGGACTTCGCCCAGTCCGCCCTGGCGTCTGCCCTTGGGGCCTCTTAAGCTGAGATGGTTCGCCACTCAGCTTAAGGGGCCCAGCTTTTTTTGGTGCCTCACATTTCGAAGCCCAGCGTTTCAGACTTAGCGGCATGCGGCACCTCTATCTCGATTACAACTCCACCACGCCGATTGCTCCTAGCGTGCAGGAGTCGATGCTCCCCTTTTTGGCCGAGCACTTTGGCGATCCCGCTAACAACCACTCGACGGGTCGCGCCTGTCGCGAAGCGGTTGCCGATGCTCGTGGCCAACTGGCCCATCTGCTCGGTGCCGATGCCGAAGAAATCGTCTTCACCAGCGGCGGCACCGAAAGCAACAATCTGGCCCTCCTCGGCACGATGCTGCGCCATCAACCAGGGGCCGGCGGCCACCTGATCATCTCGGCCATCGAGCACGACAGCGTCGCCGAGCCAGCTAAGTTTCTCGAACGTCTCGGGTACGATGTCACCGTGGTTGGCGTCACGGGCCAAGGGGTCGTGCAACCCTCGGCCATCCAGGCTGCCCTGCGCGACGACACCGTGCTCGCCAGCATCATGCACGCCAATCACGAGACGGGCGTCATTCAACCCCTGCGGCAAATTGCCGAGTTCTGTCACGCGCGGAACGTACTGCTGCATACCGATGCTTCGCAAAGCGTCGGCAAGATTCGCACCTTCGTCGACGAACTCGATGTCGACCTGCTCACCGTTGCCGGGCACAAGGTCTATGCCCCCAAAGGCATCGGCGCTCTCTTCGTTCGCCGCGGCGTTCCGCTCGAACCTCTCCTGCGCGGCAGCGGACAAGAGCGAGGCTTGCGGGGCGGTATCGAAAACACGCCAGCCATCGTCGGACTCGGTCGGGCTGCGATGCTCGCCGCGCGTGCGCTCGAAGAATCCCCCGATCGCCTGGAACAACTGCGCGATCAACTCTTCAGTCTGTTGCAAGCGGCAATTGGCGACGAATTGATCCTGCACGGGCAACTGGCCACTCGCCTCCCCAATACGCTCAGTTTGAGTTTTCCCGGCGTCGCCGCGCACGAGTTACTCGCGCGCGTACCGGAACTATGCGCTCACACTTGTGGTGGTTCCCACACCGATGCCCGGGCCAACTCGCCCACCCTGGCCGCGATGGGAATCGATCCCCAAACGGCTCGCCAAACGCTCCGCCTCAGCCTGGGTTGGTACACCGCGCCAGAAGACATCTCCCGCGCTGCCAATTTGCTGCTCGGCGCCTGGGAATCGCTGCGGGAATAAACATCTCGTCTCCCGACATTGCGCCTGATTGTTCGGCCTCTTTTAGCTGGCCTCTTATTGCACAGGGGTTTATCAACACCCCCCTTTTGCGGACATCGTCGTCAACCCGTTTTGCAGCAACGAATTGCGCCCAAATTTCCAATCCTGAAATCATCCTATCTGTTGATAAACCTCACCAGTGCAACTTCCTGCGATTGGCTCCTTGCCCGCCAAGCCAAGAAATAATTCGCCGCTTCGCGCGGACTGTATCCGCGCGAGCCCACGCGTTCCTTTCACCGTGTTGCCAAATAGCTACTTAGATTGTCTTCAGTTAGTGATTACTTGTCAAGTATCTATGGACTATATGTAGTTGCTGTTTTAACCCGGCTGTTCGACGTGAGACGACGCGCTCGCTCCTTCTCAATCACCTGTGCCAGCGAACACCGACCGACCGCCATCGACGGGCAAGCAGACGCCGGTCAAAAAATCGTTCTCCAGAAAGTGGAGCACTGCTTGGGCCACATGCTGTGGCGTTCCTTCGCGCTTGACGAGCGTACCGGCAATGGCCGCGGCCCGTTCCGCCTCGGGTAGCTCAGCGGGCAACATCACCGGCCCGGGTTGAATGCAATTGACGCGCACGCGCGGATTGCGGTGGGCCAGTTCCACGGCAAAGGTGCGCGTGAGTGCGGGAATCGCCCCCTTCGACGGAAAATAAGCAGCGTAATTCAGGTAGGGCCGAATCGTCGCCCAATCGCCAAACGTCACAAGGCAGCCCCCCGTCGCTTGTTTTACCATCGCCAGTCCGGCGTGTTGGCAGCAGAGGAATGTCGCCAGCGTATTCACTTCCAGATAGTGCCGCACATCGGCTGCGGTCACCTCTTCCAGCTTCTTCGGCTGCCAGATGGCCGCCGTATGCACCAGCGCATCGAGCTGGCCGTATTCACTCAGCACATCGGCCATCAGTTTTTTCACCGCCGTTTCATCGGCCAGGTCGCCTGCGAATGCGTTAGCTTCCCAGCCGCGCGAACGAAACTCCTTCACAGTCTCGGCGGCTTCCTGCGCAGAAGTGCGATAGTGAATGGCCAGTGAATACCCGCGCGCGCCGAGCGCTTCGGCCACGTGCCAACCGACGCGCTGCTTGCCGCTGCCGGTGATGAGAGCCACTTTACGATCGGTCATGCTACTGCCTGTTCTCTGGCGAGAGGATGGTTTGGTGCAGACAGTTTAGTAGCTGCACACGAGGCGAACAGTGTCTAGCCAACTTGACGCTCCCCCATGAGTCCCTACGATGCCAGAACGGCCCCAGGAAAGCGGGGCTTCCTTCTCAAAGCAACGATCGCCACTTGGCATACGAGCGCAGGATATCATGGCAAAAAAAGCGACCTCGCAACCACTGCTCGCCGGCTTCGACGATCCTGCGCCTGCGCCCGCAGTAGCCATTACACCAACACCCGCGACGATCCTGCCTACAGTGCCAGTGGATCACGCGGCACTCGATACGCACGCCGTGGTGGTCAACGAAGCGGCGCTCGCGAAAGCTCCTGCGAACGAACCGCTGAGCCTCAAGGGAAAGCGAGTTTATCTCGTCGATGCCTATTCGCTCATCTATCAAGTGTTTCATGCGCTGCCCGAGATGACCGGCCCTTCCGGCCAGCCCGTCGGGGCGGCGCATGGCTTCGTCCGCGACATGCTCGACCTGATCGAGAACCGCGGAGCCGATTTGTTGATCGCTGCCTTCGACCATCCGAGTGCTACGTTTCGCACGGAACTTTACACCGAGTACAAGGCCAATCGGCAGGAGATGCCGGTCGACTTGCAGCCGCAGATTCCGCTCATTAAGCAGTTCATGGATGCGCTGGGCATTCCCGCGCTGGCGCTCGCAGGTTACGAAGCCGACGACCTGCTCGCAACCCTCGCCCTGCAGGCGCACGAAGCCGGCGCGGAGTGCCTGATTGTGACGAGCGACAAGGATTGCCGTCAGCTGATTACCGATAACGTCCGGCTCTACAACATTCGCAAGAACGAAGCGATGGACGCGGCCGGCCTGCTCGAGGTGTGGGGCATTCGGCCGAATCAGGTCGTCGATTTTCAATCGCTGGTCGGGGACTCGGTCGACAACGTCCCCGGCATTCCAGGCATTGGTCCCAAAACGGCCACGACCTTGTTGCAAAAGTACGAAACGCTCGAAGGGGTCTACGAGCATCTGGATGAACTGAAAGGAAAACAGCGGGAGAATATCGAGAAAGGGCGCGAGTCGGCCTTCATGAGCCGCGATCTCGTGCGGCTCAAGGCCGATCTCGAACTTGACTTTAATTGGAGCATCGGCCTGATCGGCGGCATGCAACCCGCAGTCCTTGCCGAACTCAATCGCCACGCCGGCTTCAAGCAACTGGCCAAGCGGATGGAATCGCTCGCGGCAAAATTCGCCGGCGATGCTCTGCCCACCGCGCCCGGGCCGACGCATGACTTCAGCTCGGCAGAGTTTGTTGCCAAGCGAGAAATCGTGGCCAGTTCCCCCGCGGCGGAAGTTGTCTCGCGCCCCATGGTCGCCACGGCCGATCCGTGGATCGTCGACTATCGCACCGTCGCCACGGTGGAACAACTCGACGAACTGATCGAGCAGATGAAGCAGCAGAAGGAAATCGTCATCGATACCGAGACGACTTCGCTCCGTGCGCGACAGGCCGAGATTGTTGGCTATTCCTTCTGCTGGACTCCAGGCGTCGCTTATTACCTGCCCGTTCGCGCGCCAGCTGGTGAGACAGTTATCGATCCGCAACTCGCACTCGAGAAACTGCGCCCCGTGCTCGAAGACCCGCAGATTGCCAAGGTGGGCCAGAACATCAAGTACGATCAGTTGATTCTACGCTCCGCCGGTGTGACACTGCGCGGCGTGGCCTTCGATACGATGGTCGCCGACTATCTGATCGATCCGGGCGAGCGGAGTCATAACCTCGACGACCTGGCTGTGCGGCATCTGGGGCACCAAAACATCACCATCGATACACTGATCGGCACGGGTAAAAACCAGAAGCGCATGGACGAAGTGCCGGTGGCCATCATCACGCAGTACGCGGCCGAAGATGCCGATGTGCCCCTGCGGTTGAAGGCCGTGCTCGAACCGCGACTGGCCGAGCAGGATTTGCTGCCGCTGTTTCACGAACTGGAG
Above is a window of Anatilimnocola aggregata DNA encoding:
- the polA gene encoding DNA polymerase I yields the protein MAKKATSQPLLAGFDDPAPAPAVAITPTPATILPTVPVDHAALDTHAVVVNEAALAKAPANEPLSLKGKRVYLVDAYSLIYQVFHALPEMTGPSGQPVGAAHGFVRDMLDLIENRGADLLIAAFDHPSATFRTELYTEYKANRQEMPVDLQPQIPLIKQFMDALGIPALALAGYEADDLLATLALQAHEAGAECLIVTSDKDCRQLITDNVRLYNIRKNEAMDAAGLLEVWGIRPNQVVDFQSLVGDSVDNVPGIPGIGPKTATTLLQKYETLEGVYEHLDELKGKQRENIEKGRESAFMSRDLVRLKADLELDFNWSIGLIGGMQPAVLAELNRHAGFKQLAKRMESLAAKFAGDALPTAPGPTHDFSSAEFVAKREIVASSPAAEVVSRPMVATADPWIVDYRTVATVEQLDELIEQMKQQKEIVIDTETTSLRARQAEIVGYSFCWTPGVAYYLPVRAPAGETVIDPQLALEKLRPVLEDPQIAKVGQNIKYDQLILRSAGVTLRGVAFDTMVADYLIDPGERSHNLDDLAVRHLGHQNITIDTLIGTGKNQKRMDEVPVAIITQYAAEDADVPLRLKAVLEPRLAEQDLLPLFHELEIPLIDVLAEMEFNGIRVDRERLKQLDEQFTLRIAALEKEIYEIAGAEFNIDSRLQLSKLLFEDLKLPIVKRTKTGPSTDVDVLEELARLHPLPAKIIDYRQNSKLQSTYVLALQELIHPGTGRVHTSFKQDVAATGRLSSQDPNLQNIPVRSEAGRAIRSAFLPGPDGWLLMTADYSQIELRVLAHFSGDVTLQQAFILDRDIHTQVASDVYGVPLEQVTREMRRNAKAINFGIIYGQSPFGLSKALDISQGDAAEFIEAYFSRLPGVEKFMEQVLLDCRRVGWVSTILGRRRPVQGVRDPRVQVNKRQRTLPERIAINTVIQGSAADIIKRAMINVHRRLAKEQLQSRLLLQIHDELVFEFPPDEQERLAQLVGEEMSTAAQLSVPLKVDVKTGPNWAACEVLE